From the Theobroma cacao cultivar B97-61/B2 chromosome 2, Criollo_cocoa_genome_V2, whole genome shotgun sequence genome, one window contains:
- the LOC18609278 gene encoding uncharacterized protein LOC18609278 produces the protein MAASASAATSPLVLAPSLRKTNPRIFPTQIHWPTTRSKQFLSRSKFQNWQRFPLPLTITRASSNGFLDTAHTSREKEILPSFEEKPVKFLFWVVLWASLSLVWFAASSDANASAAAADSIRASSFGLKIASALRGSGWPDEAVVFTLATLPILELRGAIPVGYWMQLKPRLLTILSILGNMVPVPFIILYLKRFATFLAGRNQSASGLLNMIFEKAKEKAGPVEEFQWLGLMLFVAVPFPGTGAWTGGIIASILDMPFWSAVSANFFGVVLAGLLVNLLVNMGLKYAIVTGIILFFISTFMWSILRNIKKSLSSSK, from the exons atgGCTGCATCGGCATCAGCTGCAACTTCGCCACTGGTATTGGCACCCTCTTTGAGGAAAACCAATCCCAGAATCTTTCCCACCCAAATTCATTGGCCCACTACTCGTAGCAAGCAGTTTCTGTCCAGGTCAAAGTTTCAAAACTGGCAGCGTTTTCCTCTTCCTTTGACCATAACAAGGGCTTCCTCAAATGGGTTTCTTGATACAGCTCATACAAGcagagaaaaggaaattttgcCTTCGTTCGAGGAGAAGCCAGTGAAATTCCTCTTCTGGGTCGTGCTCTGGGCTTCCTTGTCTCTAGTTTGGTTTGCTGCGTCTAGTGATGCTAATGCTTCTGCTGCTGCAGCTGATTCCATTAGAGCTTCCAGCTTTGGCCTCAAGATTGCTAGTGCTTTGCGTGGCTCGGGCTGGCCCGATGAGGCTGTGGTGTTTACGCTGGCTACACTTCCTATTCTTGAGCTTCGTGGTGCTATTCCTGTTGGTTACTGGATGCAACTCAAGCCTAGACTCTTGACAATCTTATCTATTCTTGG GAATATGGTTCCTGTGCCCTTCATTATACTTTACCTGAAAAGATTTGCTACTTTTCTTGCTGGAAGGAACCAGTCCGCATCTGGGTTGCTTAACATGATCTTTGAGAAGGCCAAAGAGAAGGCTGGTCCCGTGGAAGAATTTCAATGGCTCGGGCTGATGCTTTTTGTGGCTGTTCCTTTCCCTGGAACAGGAGCATGGACTGGAGGCATCATAGCTTCTATTCTTGATATGCCCTTCTGGTCAGCTGTATCAGCCAATTTCTTTGGTGTTGTATTGGCTGGGCTTCTGGTAAACTTGTTGGTGAACATGGGTCTCAAATATGCCATTGTTACTGGTATCATTCTCTTCTTTATATCCACTTTTATGTGGAGTATCCTTCGAAATATTAAGAAGTCTTTGAGCTCCtcaaaataa